One stretch of Tribolium castaneum strain GA2 chromosome 5, icTriCast1.1, whole genome shotgun sequence DNA includes these proteins:
- the cno gene encoding afadin isoform X3: protein MMGFRSYKRLRNAKCEVMLGSIMFHVRRRPADCAPRKRKKKPGALGTNTNNPRDVRDAVALLVELGPDGSAPHPGDTARTIRLTNDVMEVGSANGIALQLYGPHIQPRHCVITNADGVTSLTPCHADAHTYVNGQRIHQTTILNHGSLVKFGNSNTYRFLDPVHEDRMRHPAVMDNARIYDSRSPRALSPTEPSRENIETTFDLEGNVETISTASGAREDNRSLGSASENRLSGMDRYPRGQDPILPAVLEFPEDPQEQFLARVITHLDVTTPTFRLAPAYTLYLCARYRASTHYRPELTPTERAHKLTVLLQHAAMLIRHTVQDRSTESISQAFWLANASELLHFLKSDRHVSAFSIQAQDTLADAVQLAFKNLVACLTDELNSAMAHLMSVTGDDHPREVINILSGAMNLLRKCRVNAALTIQLFSQLFHWISAKALANVISNSNLCTRSFGNKLFNRLRNLQAWAESQGLELAAECHLAKIVQCAHLMQAPKYTPEDLANLSSACFKLNSMQLGALLRQYKAEPGEKLAPPPLLEQAAKAAESVADELARAEGREVTLYEDPAPPLQLLLPDDGFSCDVVQGVPPGLADFLHPLQASGLCRLAAQPTSSGHWTVYMSAPRPPSALSTTQPEVQVIRLHKAGGGMGLSIVAAKGAGQERLGIYIKSVVPGGAADRDGRLAAGDQLLSVDGQSLLGITQEKAAEFLVRTGSVVTLEVAKGGAVYHGLATLLQQPSPTPHRAGDFYAESYYSSQESLYSLNNCLVFTPPATKPKNNVFFSSDDTLYKKETRKFTIPRIEVESDEPVFNLQVTDFSEPSPKNIILGYDETGTNFETKKVEDFTVISNKSWKDKANNFVQQKSYSIDIPENPFVDIGQVGDTDKFLSISKKSRQQKLCSSSLQDLSSSTSSINSGVHESNLDLSHIDPDTPIKHKNWKSPDEVRFGQVDSQRFESKATSYPDLSDYKSFGSKSKSVSEERLNDKLTEYERLELLKLLHDWSLNGSYSKSDFNIRLTKSSEHLEKENLETSEKSLRRSSVKFSSEPNLSPKFDIVIVKYSSEDNIKEKKATDFDLMHKCEFRNCIFNEDFGKVAKPKGILKNSRERLQETECLNNLANQKTPKLGPNCRRYSEIIEPKSFNSQLVRCDSLERLTHLNKKSGHKKFPDSYIVTRRNNQRNKNSPKKSPKIIVLKKKYLPKTWKSCSDIKHRKTVRKCCRYAKKNCPILRNSSETSRKTQSCVDIERDYAARLAGDSQVGAFDCPRRMSERDLPSRVDSERTIPSSKSVPALHHISPNSEQPRNPHDVFNPGYSRTSSNNSINTNSAPPANGPVNNQAGLRSRSTHNLHQQDGGFYQNLSVYRNKIPSPQQLGDRTSALRSSQNSLQSSVVNSQRPASAYYPPPMSVNASRSNLHQSIPNLKSPPSTHRIHNEESRSGSYPSVNQQHHPQNYPGPNHPYYYDPNRPPQAQPITNYPNNVQHVHSNGQRQDYNNVGGLLREDMVRQSQNARHEEIMRYLSTNNARINEQNRIEEMRVSKSDDLLKHHQANDLMKYASSGNIRAHESSKVEIPLYRMKDEEELDKDLRMANNVRSQKLVANAKQQRVMQYQHPNNQYYAPYNFQMAQNTQSMQNLNLNQYQYYPTSPTYKSPPVAPKPSKRPDEPPELPPTSTHPLYSASSQDPPKMAFYPTSTVPSTKTPRDPWAREEQERQAEARREASRQWQEQQIRELMALPQRTPQQEEQLRVLQLEREFQRRAMEAAEQDDDDTEKESPSPSMSQPVQNPPPKQEPPPSILKPGAVNTQTQPPPEPVAPPPPERGSSFAVMSMRAKENTKRVSFDTSPPQPPPNTLQLEETVREDPNSFIRQAESMLASPTTPTDASPGAAVATPGVIGAQEVYRDPRARRLAEQAQQKNQTMPPVPEKLSFKEKMKMFAMETGEQETPKDKSKISRAQREIDNLGSPSSGLVH from the exons ATGATGGGTTTTCGCTCCTACAAGCGGCTCCGGAACGCCAAATGCGAAGTCATGTTGG gcTCCATCATGTTTCACGTTAGGAGACGACCGGCAGATTGCGCTCCccgaaaaagaaagaaaaaaccaGGGGCGCTAGGCACCAACACCAATAATCCGAGAGATGTTCGGGATGCTGTGGCCCTTTTGGTCGAATTGGGGCCAGATGGGTCCGCCCCGCACCCGGGGGACACCGCCAGGACGATCCGACTCACAAACGATGTCATGGAA GTGGGATCAGCGAACGGCATCGCCCTGCAGCTCTACGGCCCCCACATCCAGCCCCGGCATTGCGTCATCACCAACGCCGACGGGGTGACATCTTTGACACCTTGTCATGCGGACGCCCATACCTACGTTAATGGCCAGCGCATCCATCAAACCACAATTTTAAACCATGGAAGTCTTGTTAAATTTGGCAACAGCAACACCTATCGATTTCTAGATCCGGTTCACGAAGACAGAATGAGGCATCCAGCCGTTATGGATAATGCCAGGATATACGATAG CCGGTCGCCGCGAGCTCTCAGTCCTACTGAGCCCTCTCGGGAAAATATCGAAACGACGTTTGATCTGGAAGGAAATGTTGAAACGATTTCGACGGCCAGTGGAGCCAGAGAGGATAACAGGTCGCTCGGATCGGCATCCGAAAATAG GTTGAGCGGCATGGACCGCTACCCCCGCGGCCAGGACCCTATCCTCCCCGCCGTGCTGGAGTTCCCCGAGGACCCCCAGGAGCAGTTCCTAGCTCGCGTTATAACGCATCTCGACGTCACAACACCAACATTTCGCCTCGCCCCAGCTTACACTCTATACCTCTGTGCCCGTTATCGAGCATCGACTCACTACCGCCCCGAACTAACACCAACAGAACGTGCCCACAAACTCACCGTTTTGCTTCAACACGCCGCCATGCTGATCCGACACACGGTCCAAGACCGAAGCACCGAAAGCATATCTCAAGCTTTCTGGTTAGCCAACGCCAGTGAATTACTACACTTCCTCAAATCGGACAGACACGTCAGTGCGTTCTCGATCCAAGCACAAGACACACTTGCAGATGCAGTACAATTAGCTTTTAAGAATTTAGTCGCGTGTTTAACCGACGAGTTAAACTCGGCCATGGCTCATTTGATGTCGGTGACAGGGGATGACCATCCCCGCgaagttataaatattttaagtgGTGCTATGAATCTCCTACGGAAGTGTCGGGTCAATGCGGCCCTAACCATCCAATTATTTTCCCAGTTGTTCCACTGGATTTCGGCCAAAGCGCTCGCAAATGTGATCAGTAACAGTAATTTATGTACGAGAAGTTTCGGCAATAAACTCTTCAATCGATTAAGGAACCTGCAAGCTTGGGCTGAGTCCCAAGGCTTGGAGTTGGCTGCGGAGTGCCACCTTGCCAAGATCGTGCAATGTGCACACTTGATGCAAGCACCTAAATACACGCCGGAGGATTTAGCCAACTTGTCGTCGGcctgtttcaaattaaattcgatGCAATTGGGGGCTTTATTAAGACAGTACAAGGCGGAACCTGGGGAGAAATTGGCACCGCCCCCGTTGCTGGAGCAGGCGGCCAAAGCGGCCGAAAGCGTCGCCGACGAGCTTGCGCGGGCTGAAGGTCGCGAAGTCACACTTTACGAAGACCCAGCGCCACCACTACAACTTTTACTCCCCGATGATGGGTTTAGCTGCGATGTCGTTCAAGGGGTTCCACCAGGTCTTGCCGACTTCCTGCACCCGCTGCAAGCGTCGGGTTTGTGTCGTCTGGCCGCGCAACCGACGAGTTCGGGCCATTGGACAGTGTACATGTCCGCGCCACGGCCTCCCAGTGCTTTGAGTACGACCCAACCAgag GTCCAAGTCATTCGGTTGCATAAGGCTGGGGGTGGCATGGGCTTGTCGATAGTGGCAGCCAAAGGAGCCGGTCAGGAGCGACTCggaatttatataaaatcgGTGGTTCCCGGAGGAGCTGCAGATCGAGATGGGCGATTGGCTGCTGGCGATCAACTACTATCAGTCGATGGACAATCCCTTCTGGGAATCACACAAGAAAAAGCCGCCGAGTTTCTGGTACGGACCGGAAGTGTTGTCACACTTGAAGTAGCGAAAGGGGGTGCTGTGTATCACGGATTGGCCACATTGCTTCAACAGCCGAGTCCTACACCTCATCGAG CTGGGGATTTCTACGCTGAATCCTACTACAGCTCGCAAGAGTCCCTCTACAGCCTAAACAATTGCTTGGTGTTCACGCCCCCGGCCACCAAACCCAAAAACAACGTATTTTTCAGCTCCGATGACACTCTTTACAAAAAAGAAACGCGCAAATTCACCATCCCTCGAATCGAAGTCGAGAGTGACGAACCCGTTTTCAATCTACAAGTAACCGATTTTTCCGAACCATCCCCCAAAAACATTATTCTGGGGTACGACGAAACGGGTACCAACTTTGAAACGAAAAAAGTCGAGGACTTTACCGTTATCAGCAACAAATCGTGGAAAGACAAGGCCAATAATTTCGTACAACAGAAAAGCTACTCGATCGATATTCCTGAAAATCCCTTCGTGGATATTGGGCAAGTTGGCGACActgataaatttttaagtataaGTAAGAAGTCGCGCCAACAGAAGCTGTGTTCGTCGTCGTTGCAGGATTTGTCGAGTTCCACTTCGAGTATCAATAGTGGAGTGCATGAATCGAACCTGGATTTGAGTCACATTGATCCGGACACTCCTATTAAGCATAAAAATTGGAAGTCGCCGGATGAGGTCCGGTTTGGACAAGTTGATAGCCAACGGTTTGAAAGTAAAGCTACAAGTTACCCCGATTTGTCCGATTATAAATCGTTCGGGAGCAAAAGTAAAAGTGTGAGTGAGGAGAGATTAAACGATAAATTGACGGAGTATGAGAGACTGGAGCTTTTGAAATTGTTGCACGACTGGAGCTTGAATGGCTCGTACTCGAAAAGTGATTTTAATATACGTTTGACGAAATCTAGCGAACACCTGGAAAAGGAGAATCTTGAGACGTCTGAAAAGAGTCTGAGGCGGAGCAGCGTTAAATTTAGTTCCGAGCCGAATTTATCTCCGAAGTTTGATATTGTGATCGTTAAGTACAGTTCGGAAGATAACATCAAAGAGAAGAAGGCAACTGATTTCGATTTGATGCACAAGTGCGAGTTTcgtaattgcatttttaacgaAGATTTTGGTAAAGTTGCGAAGCCGAAGGGTATTCTGAAGAACAGTCGAGAACGTCTCCAGGAAACCGAGTGTCTTAATAATCTAGCAAaccaaaaaacaccaaaactGGGCCCAAACTGTCGCCGCTACAGTGAAATAATCGAACCAAAATCGTTCAATAGTCAATTAGTTCGTTGCGATAGCTTAGAGCGCTTAACCCACTTGAACAAGAAGTCTGGCCACAAAAAATTCCCCGACTCTTACATAGTCACAAGACGCAATAACCAACGCAACAAAAACTCGCCAAAAAAGTCCCCGAAAATCATCGTCCTGAAGAAGAAATACCTGCCGAAAACGTGGAAAAGCTGCAGCGACATCAAGCACCGCAAAACCGTGCGCAAATGCTGCCGCTacgcgaaaaaaaattgccccATTTTGCGAAACTCGTCGGAAACGTCGCGGAAAACCCAGAGTTGCGTGGACATCGAACGGGATTACGCTGCTAGGTTAGCTGGGGATTCCCAAGTTGGCGCTTTTGATT GTCCTCGACGCATGTCTGAGCGGGATTTGCCATCGAGGGTGGACTCAGAACGCACGATTCCCTCTTCAAAGTCCGTGCCAGCGCTTCATCACATCTCACCAAACTCGGAGCAACCTCGGAACCCTCACGACGTCTTTAACCCGGGTTATAGTCGGACCTCGTCGAATAATAGCATCAATACTAATAGTGCACCACCTGCGAACGGTCCTGTTAACAACCAGGCGGGTTTGCGCAGCAGGTCTACGCACAATCTGCACCAGCAGGATGGGGGATTTTACCAGAATCTCAGCGTTTATAGGAACAAAATTCCCAGCCCGCAACAATTGGGAGACAG gACTTCCGCCCTTCGAAGTTCTCAAAACTCTCTCCAATCTTCAGTAGTGAATTCCCAACGCCCGGCTTCGGCCTACTACCCTCCCCCGATGTCTGTGAACGCCTCACGTTCCAATCTCCACCAATCAATCCCGAATTTGAAAAGTCCCCCATCCACCCATCGAATCCATAACGAGGAGTCCAGGTCCGGCTCCTACCCAAGCGTCAACCAACAACACCATCCCCAGAACTACCCGGGTCCAAACCACCCCTATTACTACGACCCGAATCGTCCACCTCAAGCACAACCCATCACAAACTACCCTAATAACGTGCAACACGTCCACTCGAACGGACAGCGACAAGATTATAACAACGTCGGTGGTTTACTGCGTGAAGACATGGTAAGACAGTCGCAAAATGCCCGCCACGAGGAGATAATGCGCTACTTGAGCACGAATAATGCTCGAATTAACGAACAAAACCGAATTGAAGAAATGAGAGTTTCGAAAAGTGACGATTTGTTGAAGCATCACCAAGCCAACGATTTGATGAAGTACGCCAGCAGTGGAAACATCAGAGCACACGAGAGTAGCAAAGTCGAGATTCCTCTCTACCGGATGAAAGACGAAGAAGAGTTAGATAaag ATTTGCGAATGGCCAACAATGTGAGGTCGCAAAAATTAGTCGCCAATGCGAAACAACAACGCGTAATGCAATACCAGCATCCCAACAACCAATACTACGCCCCCTACAACTTCCAAATGGCTCAAAACACACAAAGTATGCAAAATCTCAACTTGAACCAATACCAATATTATCCGACGTCCCCGACATACAAATCGCCTCCGGTGGCCCCCAAGCCGTCGAAACGACCCGACGAACCACCAGAATTGCCGCCAACTAGCACCCATCCTTTGTACTCTGCCAGCAGTCAAGATCCACCGAAGATGGCATTTTATCCGACTTCGACGGTACCGTCGACGAAAACACCGCGTGATCCTTGGGCTAGAGAGGAACAGGAACGTCAAGCTGAAGCAAGGAGGGAGGCTTCGAGACAGTGGCAGGAACAGCAAATTCGGGAGTTGATGGCGTTGCCACAGAGGACGCCACAACAGGAGGAACAGTTGAGGGTGTTGCAGTTGGAGAGGGAGTTTCAGAGGAGGGCGATGGAGGCTGCTGAGCAAGATGACGATGATACTGAGAAG GAAAGTCCAAGTCCGAGTATGTCCCAGCCTGTCCAGAACCCTCCACCTAAGCAGGAACCGCCCCCTTCCATCCTGAAACCGGGGGCTGTAAACACCCAAACACAGCCGCCTCCAGAGCCAGTTGCGCCGCCCCCGCCTGAACGAGGCTCCAGTTTCGCCGTAATGTCCATGCGGGCGAAGGAAAACACGAAACGCGTGTCCTTCGACACGTCCCCTCCGCAACCCCCTCCCAACACCTTGCAACTGGAGGAAACCGTCAGAGAGGACCccaat AGTTTTATTCGCCAAGCTGAATCGATGTTGGCGTCTCCGACCACCCCCACGGACGCCTCCCCCGGCGCCGCCGTGGCCACCCCGGGGGTGATCGGCGCCCAGGAGGTGTACAGGGACCCCAGGGCGCGCCGATTGGCCGAACAAGCGCAgcagaaaaatcaaacaatgcCTCCGGTTCCTGAGAAATTGTCATTTAAAgagaaaatgaaaatgtttgcGATGGAGACCGGCGAGCAGGAAACTCCGAAGGATAAGAGTAAGATAAGTAGGGCACAAAGAGAAATTGATAATTTGGGATCACCAAGTTCGGGACTTGTTCATTAA